The genomic window NgttatttaaataattaatataaatcattaattaaacaaaaatataaatatttaatctaattaattatatatttaaataataactcGCCAAATGGCAAGATATTATTGGCTCTATTAAATCCCCATTCAGAGGGATTGAGATCGATAGAAAGCTGTGCAGGGACCAACCTGAGCTTCTCTCCAACGATTAGGGACCTAGATGTCTCAGAAATAGTAACACGGGCAATCAGCGTTGGAGTTGCTCTTGTGgactagggtttagggtttaaggacTTAGGCTCCGTTTGGTCTGTATATGCATTGGGATATAAacattaagacatagacacttgagACATAGACATAAAATATTTGTGTCTGTGTATAGTGTTTGAAAATAATAGACATGACACTAGTGTAGTGTCTAATATTATGTTTGGTTGTAAAACACTAGAACACTACATAACTAAAAATGACTATTTTATcctcataaattaaattaaaaaataattaatattagaaGTAAAAAAAAAGAGTGAGATAAAAACCCCCTATTCTTGACCATTGATGCTGGATAATATAGTTTGcacaataatgaaaaaagaggaaTTACTATAACAGCAATAACACAATAAATATCAAGCCAATATCAGAATTTTAGTATAGCAATAGTTACTAACATATTAGTAACAGAGAAACACTACAATAAATTAACAATTGCAATAGAATTTAAATAATTACTAGTAGAATATCAACATAATTCaccaaattcaataaaattagaaACAATCAAATCGTACAATAATAAAACTAGCTGTATCTTTAATTAGAATACAACTAGTTAACCTGAGTATGCAAATACATTATgcctaaaaaaattcaaataatttcTAGTACAACAATTTATAGTCCACTACAATTGCAGATATAATAAAATTAGGAAAAATTTGAAACTCTACGTGTCATGTTCTCCTCTCCATATTTCTCACATTTCAGTTGCTAAGTCCTCACGCCATTGAGTCCACTCATGGCTACTTTCCACAACATCAATTATGTCGGCTTCATCAACAATTGTGTCATCTCCTACGAGTATATGCTCTGGTAAAACAGTTGCATCTTCCTCGGGATAAACATCCATGTTCATCCGaataaaattttgtaacaaaCAACACGCAATAATAATGTAGCTTTGAATTCTAATTGGATAGAATGAGAGGTTTTGTAGAATTGCCCATCTCTTCTTAAGCAACCCGAAGCACCACTCAATCACATTTCTAGCCGAAGAGTGCTTCTTATTAAATAACTCTAGACGATTTTGTGGTGCACGGTGACCTTGAGCCCACTCATTCACATGATACCTGACATTTCTATAAGGAGATAAAAATTCTCTACCATTGGTATAGCCAGCGTCCACTAAATAATAAGACCCTAAAATTGAAGGATGGAAAAATTATAAGGGGTATATTGTAATTCTTTAATAGATAGCTAATGCACTTatcaaaagattaatttaaaCATACCAACAGGTATTTTTAGGCCATTACGTCGAGTAATTGCATCTCTAAGTACCCTTGAATCAGATGTCGATCCTTCCCAACCGCTAAGGACATAGACGAAATTCATGTTCCGATTGCAAACTCCTAAGACATTGGTAGATATTCTATATTTCCTTGTCCGATACCTAGATTTATCACCCTTGGGACTGTGACATCTATGTAAGTGTCATCTAATGCTCCTAGATAACCCTATCAAATGGACAAAATAAAATAGTTATTACATACAAGTAAACTTGACcaataaaaatttaaactttatgCAACACCTTACCTTAAACCATTTCCATCTAGGATCTATACAATCCTCTGGTACAGGGTCTGCCTTTGCAAATAACACACGTTGGACACGCAAAACCGAACCTAATACCTTATGAAAATACCTACTAATAGTTTCAACAGACCTATAAAACCTAACTTGTACGCTGCGATTTTTGGTATGATGAGCTAATATGATCATGAAAGTTGCTACTTGCTCGCCTATGCCAACATGACCATCTTCGTCTAACCCACCTTGAACTTGTAGCAATTCACACAAATTTGCAAATGCATTCAAACTCATTCTTAACTCCTATATGCAATTTCTATCTCCGCCTGCCCCAATGATGTTATCTAATGCATCTCGCCTTAATGGCAATGTGTTCACTCTTCGCCCAATTGAAGAATGACCCCACCTTCTAttcctaatatacatatataaagtaACTAAAAAAAACAACATTAATGTGTCAAATTGTATTCTCATGATCCAGTAATATCCAACACATAGTTTAATTTGTTCAGAACAATCTATCATCACTTTCTAACAAACAATAAAAAGTAAATgcatacaaataaaataaattctaatatcCAGTTTGACAACACTAAAAAATAagcttttctttatcattttaatTAAACTTCAAATAGAGAAAACACTCATTACATAATCACATACTCATATTATCAAGCTAATAGTTTTTGATACATAAATGGAGAACTCTTAATTTAGTTATCATCACTTATAATCTATTTTATTGACCAAAATAGAGAAAACAACATAACCTAACATAATACTCCAACCAAACCCcattaaaaatataatcatttcAGATATTTAAAACTATAAATTTGCAAACCCAGAACAGGGAGAACAGAAGAGTACCTAACACATATGTGctcaaaaaggaaaaaagaatatCCAATATAGCAGCATACAAATACAAcatacaaacaaacaaaaatattataattatgtCAAACCTTGAGTTGAGTTTTATAGCACAGATGAAGGAGAAAGATTGtgataaaacaataaaaaactatagaaaaatgGCAGCACACACAAGTGAAGAAGACACAAAGCTGCAGAAAGCCAGAAACAGAGGAGAAGAGATTAGAATTAGTTAAAGTTTGTGAAAAGGAGAAGGAGATTGTCTTAGAATAATAAAAAGCTTCACAAATCAACCAACACAAACCCACAAAGAAGAACACACGAAGCTTCAGAAAACAGAAGACAAGAGCTCAGAATTGATTAGGGTTtgcaaaaagagaagaagaaatttggaatttcaaaaaatcaatgaggataaaattgtccaaaaaatgttttattatatatacaaaaatatcaTTTTCTTATATATTACAGTATTCGATAAAATGTTAATAATTACACTCCGACCATTACATATCGTAACATgtacatataaatataatttatGCTATACTAAGTTTAATATTATAAGACCCGTGTCTTTGCTTCCAGGCCTGGCTTCCATGCCAGGGCAATTggaaaaaatgttaaaaataaaaaaccaggAATGATCCATGTGGTTCTGCTCTTCTTGGACTTCCCCTGGCCCATGACCCAATAAAAATTAGATGAAGGACACGCTGGATGTTTTCCTCTACTACACCGGCTGAAAAATACTTGCGCCTTTTCATTCGAACACATAACACCCTGACCCCTTCGTCGTTTTGCATCCAACCACCAACACCTCTTCCGGGAGACTCTCGCACGAAGTTTCCTCAGTCCACAGACAGCAACCTACACAATCCAGGTAAGTCATCCCGAATCCCTTACTGCGATTCGATTTAGACCGTCTGTTGGTTGCTTCACGGAATCCCACCCATTTGATTGTGTGAAACTGATATCATCAACAGCCGAGGCCGTCTGTACATGTTGCATGTTTTTTTCCTGCAAAAAAAAAGAATCTTTTCACTATGTTTCCTTGCATCGTCATTTTTGTTATATGGGGCCTTTGATTCGATGGTGGGGAAAACCATTATCCAATCTCGTTGGTGGTATCCCTTCATGGGGTGCACTGTTTGCTGAACCCTTGCCTTGGTTCGACTATCTTGCGCTGGCTACCTTCTCTGCATGTTTCATCTAACATGCAATCTTGACGGTTTTTATCATTCCTTAGTCTCGTTGCCTGCCTGTTTGTTTTACTTCACGATTCTCGTGTAGAACCACTGAGTTTGACTAGCAGAAAAATGACTCACTCCGGAATCCCTTATTTTACGTTCCAAAGCTTTTGCACATGTTTCTGTTGTTCGCTTCCATTTTTTCTCCTTCTCAgatgaaaccctaaaccctaacgaTATTTTCGATTCCTTCAATTTTTGACAGTGTTTAACTATTAGAAAAGTCAATAACGTTTCTCCAATATTGTGTGCTGTTGTTTGAAATACTATTTAACCACCTCTAGATTACGACTCTCAGGGCTGTTATTTGTACTGTAACAGGTGATCATGTCTTCATCCAGGAACAAGGGCAAGCGGCCTGCAACAGACCTTCAACGAAACCAGCAACACCGCCCACTGCATTTTCTGAAGCCAGTAATAAGGCCCCCAAGCTTCAAACTGGTAAGCCACCCCCCCGAGACGTACATCATAGGACAACCAATGTTATTACTTCCTGAATGATCAATGTGTTGGCCAACACTTTCCTGTTCTTTCACAGGCCCTCCCGATTAGTCCAAACAAACTCCCGAGCGGGGCCCTGTACATAACCCTGATGGTCCCTAACGGCAGGTGTATCGGCCATCGGTGCTTCTTGAAACAACAGCAAAATGGCAGCATCGCATTAACCCGAGGTTGGCCAGAGTTCTACCGGACGTACCAAATTAATTTAGACTCCATGCTTCTTTTCAAGCACAAGGGGAACTCTGAATTCCAGGTGCGTATCTTTGACTTTGGTAGACGCGAAAACACATACTGCCCCCAACCGTCAAAGGAACCTCCGTACGAAGCGAAGGGTACTTACCGGCGTGCCCGCTGTATCAACAATCCTTCCTCACACAAGGCGAAAGCGATAGCCCAAACGCACAAGACCAAATGGCCATTCTTTGTGATGGACCTCACTGACCGCGTCTTACACTCCCACCTGTTGGTAAGGCACCAATTCGTTTTCTTTTACGTATCTTCATCAATAAGTTTATTCTCTGTTAATGATCTGCTGCTATACTACAAATAGCCAAATGTCCCTCATCTGAGCCATTTCACCGATCAGAGACACACACTCTTCCTATCACACGGACACATTGAGGTCGAGGCCACCTACACAAGATTTAGTAGCAAGCGAGACGGTTGCTTCGGGGTCATCTCCGGAGGCTGGGCAGAATTTGCCAGCCTGTGCAAATTTGATCCAGGAGGTGTGGGGATCTTCGAGGTCATGTCAACTGAGCCAGTCACAGTTCTGCAGGTCCGAAGGAGCAACGACGCCGCAAGCTCCTGAATCTTGCTATCCTTATGTTGTTAACCAGACTTGTATTTTGTGGATGAACTTTGTGTGTATCACTTTTTGGGAATTCCGTTACTTGATGTGCTAATTCCCGGGAAAACAATAGACCAAGTTTCTTGTATTTTGTGGATAATGTTGTATCGCTCTTTGAAAATAGACTGTGTTTCTTTACACACTTACTATTAACCACCTACGGCAGGGGTGTTGTCTTCTTGTAATGTCTTCGCGTCCCAGCTTGCTAACCAAATTGAATTCCATCTGCAGCCTTCTTACATTACACTGACTAGTACTGCTTTACTTCAGTGGATTTCTCCATATTAGTTCTCTGCATTCGCTATGATGTAATTAAAACGGCTTAATAAGGACAAACAAATATTTCTCATATACCAACTCCCAACTTAAGGTAAATATTGAAATCACTTGCGATAGATTAGCACAACATTTGCATCTGCATCAAGGCTTTACAGGTGCATGTCCATGTAGAAGtgctactttattttttttttttgggtacttTGTAGAAGTACTACTTGACCAGTTCTGCAGGAGGAGTTGGGGTAACATTATTAAGGTAACGACATAATACTTGGCTCTTTTTTTTTCCTCGGCAAGAGTCCAGGCCCATTGCAACATcgaacccaaaaccaacaacttcCCTATCGCCCAATTGATATCCCACCTATCgaccaaacaaaaaaaaacaagggTTCCCTCCTACACGCTGGCCAGGTATCTTTGTTTCCACCTCCATTGCCACTGTCCATTACCGACGACCATTACGAATTTCTTCTTGCCATCACCATTTCGCCAGATAGCATCTTCATCATGTCGCTGTGTCTTAAGAGTGGCTGTGTTCTGTTTCCTATCTCCCATGTCAGCCCCATTTCCTTCTCCAACCAGGATTTGCAACGCTAACTAGTTAACGTCGTCGCCACTGTTGAAGACCATCAGGATCCTCCTCCATTCAATCTCCCAATATCGAACCCTCTCGGCGGCGACGAGGTTTGTCGCCGGGTATATGGAGCTCTCCCTAAGTCGCCGCCTTTGGCTTGCAGACTCACCAAACCTCGTCTCCATTTCATCAAACCCTCTCGTCGGCATCGTTTCTTTCGCTGGGCATATGGGGTTCTCAGTCAGTCGCCGTCATTGCATTAAAGACCCTTCCAAGCTTGTCCCCATTTGATTGCCGGACTGAGGATGGTGACCATCAGAACAGCCGTCGGTGCTTTTTGAGATATGGGTTTTGTATTACATACTTTTTTTTGGGGAACGACAGTAGCCCACGTCCGAAAACCCATAGTGAACAAAAAAAAGTAACCCatttccaacaaaaaaaaaaataaaccggAAATTATAACTCAAACCGAAAAAAACCATAGTATACCGGTTCACAAATAAACTA from Arachis ipaensis cultivar K30076 chromosome B09, Araip1.1, whole genome shotgun sequence includes these protein-coding regions:
- the LOC107615930 gene encoding uncharacterized protein LOC107615930, with the translated sequence MSLNAFANLCELLQVQGGLDEDGHVGIGEQVATFMIILAHHTKNRSVQVRFYRSVETISRYFHKVLGSVLRVQRVLFAKADPVPEDCIDPRWKWFKGYLGALDDTYIDVTVPRVINLGSYYLVDAGYTNGREFLSPYRNVRYHVNEWAQGHRAPQNRLELFNKKHSSARNVIEWCFGLLKKRWAILQNLSFYPIRIQSYIIIACCLLQNFIRMNMDVYPEEDATVLPEHILVGDDTIVDEADIIDVVESSHEWTQWREDLATEM